In the genome of Deltaproteobacteria bacterium, the window CGAGGATCTGCTCTTCATCCTCTACACCAGCGGTTCCACCGGCAAGCCCAAGGGTATCGTGCACACCACGGGCGGCTACCTGACCTACGCCGCCCACACCACCCAATGGGTGTTCAACCTTCATGACGACGACATCCATTTCTGCACGGCCGACATCGGCTGGATCACCGGGCATACCTATATTGTGTACGGCCCCCTGGCCCTGGGCGTGACTTCGGTCATGTTCGAAGGCGTGCCGTCCTACCCGGACCCGTCGCGATTTTGGGCTCTGGTCGAAAAATTCAAGGTCACGAGTTTTTACACCGCGCCCACGGCCATCCGCGCCCTGATGCGCGAAGGCGTACAGTGGACCGAAAAAAACGACCTGTCCTCCCTGCGCGTGCTCGGCAGCGTGGGTGAGCCCATCAACCCGGAAGCCTGGATGTGGTATCATCAGAACATCGGGAAGTCCAAACTGCCCGTTGTCGATACCTGGTGGCAGACCGAGACAGGCGGCATTCTCATCTCCGCCCTGCCCTTCGCCACGCCGCTCAAACCCGGTTCGGCCACCCGCCCCCTGCCCGGCGTGCATGCCCGCATCGTCGACGCCGACGGCAACCCGGCCGCGCCCAACGAGGGCGGTCACCTGGTCATCGAGCGCCCCTGGCCGGGCATGTTGCGCGGCGTGTTCGGCGACAAGGAGCGCTTCAAGCACCAGTACTTCGAGCGCTTTCCCGGCCGCTACGAGGCTGGCGACGGCGCGCGCATGGACGACGACGGCTATTTCTGGATCATGGGTCGTCTGGACGACGTCATCAATGTTTCCGGGCACCGCCTGGGCACGGCCGAGATCGAATCCGCCCTGGTTTCCCATCCGGCCGTGGCCGAGGCCGCCGTGGTCGGCATGCCCCACGAAATCAAGGGCCAGGCCATCTACGCCTACGTCACCCTGCGCGCCGACGCCGATGAATCCGACGAACTGATCAAGGAATTGCGCAATCACGTGCGCAAGGAAATTGGTCCCCTGGCCTCGCCGGAAGTCATCCAGTTCACCCTGGACCTGCCCAAGACCCGCAGCGGCAAGATCATGCGCCGGGTGTTGCGCAAAATCACCGAGGGCACCACGGCCCTGGAAGAATTCGGCGACACCTCGACCCTGGCCGATCCGTCGGTCATCCAGGACCTTATCGCCGGCCGTAATTCCTAGCCTTCCCCGGTGCCTTTCCCCGTGGCTGTACAGCCCACAAACAAAGCCCTTGTCGATCGGCAAGGGCTTTGTTTGTGGCTTCGAAACGCTTTACGCAGGAACGATTTTTTTCGTCATGATTTGTCTTCGTCTCGGCAGGCCTCGCGACCAGCGTCTCCCTGGAGCTCTCCGACCAAACCCTTGAGCTTTTCCGCGTCGCGGACCAACCCGTTGATGGAGGCCAAGCAGATCTTGACGGCTTTCGCGGTCGCGATGGCCACATCGTAAACT includes:
- the acs gene encoding acetate--CoA ligase, yielding MTPENIQSLMHEQRLFMPPTAPRAHVPDMATYEDHYRRADQDPEGYWAARAEELLSWDKKWDKVLDYDFDKPEINWFVNGKLNVSFNCLDRHVAAGRGDKTAIIWQGEPEDDVRHISYRELLADVIRCANLLKKLGVGRGDRVALYMPMIPELAVAMLACTRIGATHSIIFAGFSASSLMNRIQDCDAKVLVTADAVLRGGKKIPLKPNVDEALAGCPSIGACVVVKRAGIDINMVMDRDQWWHDAMADETLGVECPCESMDAEDLLFILYTSGSTGKPKGIVHTTGGYLTYAAHTTQWVFNLHDDDIHFCTADIGWITGHTYIVYGPLALGVTSVMFEGVPSYPDPSRFWALVEKFKVTSFYTAPTAIRALMREGVQWTEKNDLSSLRVLGSVGEPINPEAWMWYHQNIGKSKLPVVDTWWQTETGGILISALPFATPLKPGSATRPLPGVHARIVDADGNPAAPNEGGHLVIERPWPGMLRGVFGDKERFKHQYFERFPGRYEAGDGARMDDDGYFWIMGRLDDVINVSGHRLGTAEIESALVSHPAVAEAAVVGMPHEIKGQAIYAYVTLRADADESDELIKELRNHVRKEIGPLASPEVIQFTLDLPKTRSGKIMRRVLRKITEGTTALEEFGDTSTLADPSVIQDLIAGRNS